A genomic window from Malassezia vespertilionis chromosome 6, complete sequence includes:
- a CDS encoding uncharacterized protein (EggNog:ENOG503P7IE; COG:S), with protein sequence MQQPALLFLTDWDGTITEHDTLSLVAPTDTQVQDGKNTFAYYENMYQETMSKFKDDYGPIDSENTLREYIGDVLKAEKITLNKIIEDGLFQGIRGDELRSRVSQVAFRPGWDQIQAWICAHTPCDCVHAYIISINWSRQFIHEALLLNTKEKQGVDCNTTGFEGILANEVEECTGICTGRIVGPNGAPPLLTGIDKLNIFRDIRSQYVKEPITLYLGDSVPDLLCLLEADVAIIMGNNPSLLKALDDSGLSLCMRTIANLRDVVQHGNLPDQTMLVRTNTWCQVMEIITVLTDNIDALCTLRAKRRT encoded by the coding sequence TTAGTTGCACCCACCGATACACAGGTTCAGGATGGAAAGAACACATTTGCATACTACGAAAATATGTACCAAGAGACGATGAGCAAGTTCAAGGACGACTATGGGCCTATCGATTCTGAGAATACATTGCGCGAGTACATTGGAGACGTACTAAAAGCTGAAAAGATCACATTAAACAAGATTATTGAAGACGGGCTTTTCCAAGGCATTCGCGGCGATGAATTGCGCTCGCGTGTCTCGCAAGTCGCATTCCGGCCTGGCTGGGACCAAATCCAAGCGtggatttgcgcgcatACGCCCTGTGATTGCGTGCACGCTTACATTATCAGCATCAACTGGTCGCGCCAATTCATCCACGAGGCACTCTTGCTTAATACCAAAGAGAAACAGGGTGTGGATTGCAATACCACTGGGTTTGAAGGCATCCTCGCAAACGAAGTCGAGGAATGCACGGGTATTTGTACAGGCCGGATTGTGGGCCCGAATGGCGCGCCTCCCCTCTTGACCGGCATTGACAAACTGAACATCTTTCGGGACATTAGGTCGCAGTACGTCAAAGAGCCCATAACTCTCTACCTTGGCGACAGCGTGCCAGACCTGTTGTGTCTTTTAGAAGCCGACGTTGCCATTATTATGGGCAACAATCCGAGTTTACTTAAAGCTCTGGACGATTCTGGCCTCTCTCTCTGCATGCGCACCATTGCAAACCTGCGCGACGTCGTGCAGCATGGAAATTTGCCCGACCAAACGATGCTTGTCCGTACTAATACGTGGTGTCAAGTGATGGAGATCATCACCGTGCTGACAGACAATATAGACGCGCTATGTACCTTACGCGCCAAGAGACGGACATGA